A portion of the Oxynema aestuarii AP17 genome contains these proteins:
- a CDS encoding riboflavin synthase has product MFTGLIQTLGTIQLVGTEKVKISYSNLVSDATLTDLEIGDSIAVDGACLTVVEILAHGFIAIVSPETLSRTTLGLLSDIPANLESALRVGSKLGGHFVSGHIDGVGCLQKAVKTASSWEMTFTLPSGSEQNWNAQIAPYIVPKGSIAVNGVSLTVAECDRHARWFTVAVIPHTFYNTNLQYLKIGSYVNLEADLLGKYVAKLVIDGDRFSLINNLTCNNLKDEQPGIATEITPEITPEITPEFLSENGYL; this is encoded by the coding sequence GTGTTCACCGGATTAATCCAGACATTAGGAACCATTCAGCTCGTAGGAACTGAAAAAGTCAAAATCTCCTATTCTAATCTCGTATCTGACGCTACCCTAACCGATCTCGAAATCGGAGATAGCATAGCCGTCGATGGCGCCTGTCTGACCGTTGTCGAAATTTTAGCCCACGGGTTTATCGCGATCGTTTCCCCTGAAACCCTCAGCCGCACGACTCTCGGGCTGCTCTCCGACATCCCGGCGAATCTCGAAAGCGCTCTGAGAGTCGGTAGCAAACTCGGAGGTCATTTTGTCAGTGGCCATATCGACGGCGTCGGATGCCTCCAAAAAGCTGTCAAAACCGCCAGTTCTTGGGAAATGACCTTCACCCTACCGAGTGGTTCCGAACAAAACTGGAATGCCCAGATTGCTCCCTATATCGTCCCCAAAGGAAGTATCGCCGTCAACGGCGTCAGTCTGACTGTTGCCGAATGCGATCGCCATGCTCGATGGTTTACCGTCGCCGTCATCCCGCATACATTCTATAACACAAATCTCCAATATCTGAAGATTGGCAGTTATGTCAATCTCGAAGCCGACTTACTCGGAAAATACGTCGCTAAGTTAGTAATTGACGGAGATCGTTTTTCTCTCATCAATAATCTCACGTGTAACAATCTGAAGGACGAACAACCGGGAATCGCAACAGAAATCACACCAGAAATCACACCAGAAATCACACCAGAATTTTTATCGGAAAACGGGTATCTGTAA
- a CDS encoding bifunctional nuclease family protein, whose product MIEMKVAGIALDAATRSPIVLLRDAADRRALPIYIGQDQAKSIISALENHTPPRPLTHDLMVNILEEWGLELDRVIIHSLQDNTFYAVLKLRRGEEKKDIDARPSDAISLALRTNSPIWVMEEVVADASIPVDRDADEAERQAFRDFIANLRPEDFSERGSSSSGENQ is encoded by the coding sequence ATGATTGAGATGAAAGTGGCTGGAATTGCATTGGATGCAGCAACGCGCAGTCCAATTGTGTTGCTCAGAGATGCGGCAGATCGACGAGCGTTACCTATTTATATTGGACAAGACCAAGCCAAGTCAATTATAAGCGCTCTAGAAAATCATACTCCACCCAGGCCGCTCACCCACGATTTGATGGTAAATATTCTAGAAGAATGGGGATTGGAGTTAGATCGAGTGATCATTCACTCATTACAAGACAATACTTTTTATGCAGTTCTTAAACTTCGTCGTGGCGAGGAGAAAAAGGATATTGATGCTCGCCCAAGTGATGCGATTTCTTTGGCATTACGAACGAATAGTCCAATTTGGGTAATGGAAGAAGTCGTCGCGGATGCGTCGATTCCGGTGGACAGAGATGCGGACGAAGCGGAACGACAGGCTTTTCGAGATTTTATTGCCAATCTCAGACCGGAAGATTTCTCGGAACGGGGATCGTCGAGTAGTGGTGAAAATCAGTAG
- a CDS encoding Crp/Fnr family transcriptional regulator, with protein sequence MEDRYNLRDPSSNVDELIRSTPFFAGLPDSVVERATAHIVTRTHPPNQVILLENDWGSSVYFLLDGWVKIRTYNLDGKEVTLNILGTGEIFGEMAALDEVPRSTDVITLAPTTIGNMPAQDFVQLIHTEPLAGIRLAQLMARRLRQVNRRLRLRESDSTSRVADILLFLAEGQGTESPEGGTEIPNLPHRELSSLSGLARETVTRVLSKLEKKSLIKRDREKLCIPDVHALERLLV encoded by the coding sequence ATGGAAGACCGATATAACCTGCGCGACCCCAGTTCTAATGTCGATGAATTAATTCGCTCTACACCCTTTTTTGCGGGCTTACCTGACTCCGTGGTCGAACGGGCAACGGCTCATATTGTCACCCGTACCCATCCGCCCAATCAGGTGATTTTGCTGGAAAATGACTGGGGCAGTTCCGTTTACTTTCTCCTCGATGGTTGGGTCAAGATTCGTACCTACAACCTCGACGGTAAGGAAGTCACCCTCAATATTCTGGGAACTGGCGAAATTTTTGGGGAAATGGCGGCACTCGACGAAGTGCCTCGCTCGACGGACGTGATTACCCTGGCGCCCACCACGATCGGTAATATGCCCGCTCAGGATTTCGTGCAGCTCATTCATACCGAACCCCTGGCGGGAATTCGTCTGGCGCAGTTGATGGCTAGGCGATTGCGACAGGTGAATCGAAGGTTGCGGTTGAGGGAATCGGACAGTACCTCGCGGGTTGCGGATATTTTGCTGTTTCTGGCGGAAGGACAGGGAACGGAATCTCCGGAAGGAGGAACGGAAATCCCCAATCTGCCCCACCGGGAATTGAGCAGTTTGAGTGGACTGGCCCGAGAAACGGTCACTCGGGTTCTGAGTAAGTTGGAGAAAAAATCGCTGATCAAACGCGATCGCGAGAAGCTCTGCATCCCCGACGTTCACGCTCTAGAACGGCTTTTGGTTTAA
- the cobT gene encoding nicotinate mononucleotide-dependent phosphoribosyltransferase CobT produces the protein MKRIKTASDAPWERPLDLSTSATIGIYTEHETARVWLERYRGVRPVLACILGFTETALIPGISAAGATPDDRRYTAIADAEFLYHGPQASPQYPLPPLDAGASPVLISRAAIAGLGIPLEIFDAGLAQKASVPTVDLGGRPARCLSTGAALDLVTVKHLFDRGLEWGDRLVSRHGYAIVAECVVGGTTTALGILSGLGLAAAGKVNSSHPQCNHAQKLALVERGLQHLHGIDDLDPMQLLAAVGDPMQGVAAGMAIAASRRGGVLLAGGTQMLAVYALARAIARRYALDWRPEQVVVGTTRWVAEDPSGDTVGLAEVVGEVPLLASQLSFARSRHPQLRAYERGYVKEGVGAGGCAIAAHLYGDWTQNQLLAAIEALGDRDRHLRT, from the coding sequence ATGAAGAGAATTAAAACTGCGTCGGATGCTCCCTGGGAGCGCCCACTCGATCTTTCGACTTCAGCGACCATCGGCATCTACACCGAACACGAAACCGCTCGGGTCTGGTTGGAACGCTATCGCGGCGTTCGGCCCGTCTTGGCGTGTATTTTGGGATTTACGGAAACCGCTTTAATTCCGGGGATTTCGGCGGCAGGAGCCACCCCGGACGATCGCCGCTACACCGCGATCGCCGATGCGGAATTTCTCTACCACGGACCGCAAGCCTCTCCCCAATATCCGTTACCGCCGTTAGATGCGGGGGCTTCTCCGGTGTTGATTTCCCGGGCGGCGATCGCCGGGTTGGGGATTCCCTTAGAAATTTTCGATGCGGGGTTAGCCCAAAAAGCCTCGGTCCCTACGGTGGATTTAGGGGGAAGACCCGCCCGTTGTCTGAGTACGGGAGCAGCTCTGGATTTAGTGACGGTAAAACACTTGTTCGATCGCGGGTTGGAATGGGGCGATCGCCTCGTGAGTCGCCACGGTTACGCGATCGTTGCGGAATGTGTGGTCGGCGGAACCACGACGGCCCTAGGGATTCTGTCAGGTTTGGGGTTGGCGGCAGCCGGAAAGGTCAACAGCAGCCATCCTCAATGCAATCACGCCCAAAAGTTAGCCCTGGTAGAGCGGGGGTTACAACATCTGCACGGGATCGACGATCTCGATCCGATGCAATTGCTGGCGGCAGTGGGGGATCCGATGCAGGGGGTCGCCGCAGGAATGGCGATCGCCGCCAGCCGTCGGGGAGGGGTGTTGTTAGCCGGGGGAACGCAAATGCTGGCGGTTTATGCCCTCGCTCGGGCGATCGCCCGTCGCTACGCCCTCGATTGGCGTCCCGAGCAAGTGGTCGTCGGTACGACTCGTTGGGTGGCGGAAGATCCGAGCGGGGACACGGTGGGACTCGCCGAGGTGGTGGGGGAGGTGCCGTTATTGGCGTCTCAGCTCAGTTTTGCCCGCTCCCGTCACCCCCAACTGCGCGCTTACGAACGCGGTTATGTCAAGGAAGGGGTGGGGGCCGGAGGCTGCGCGATCGCCGCCCATTTGTACGGCGATTGGACTCAAAATCAGCTTTTGGCGGCAATTGAAGCCCTCGGCGATCGCGATCGACATTTGCGTACTTGA
- a CDS encoding DUF2232 domain-containing protein gives MIDSSPEENKPSSDRHSDPLDPAEDFDIDFESPSSPPVPPTPRSRAVSGRAIAKNPALILVETAFLASTASLIWLINYYFPLGPVLRIFFPVPIALVYLRWGNRAAWMGALVSGLLLSVLMGPTRSILFVIPFGVLGVLLGCLWRRRATWTISIALGTLLGSVGFFFRIWLLGILVGEDLWIYLTTQITELADWILLKFGLLVQPSLYFIQSLAVGMVILNNLIYLLAVHLAAYLLLERLGNPIPEPPQWIQILLDEEN, from the coding sequence ATGATTGATTCTTCCCCAGAAGAGAATAAACCCTCTTCCGATCGCCATTCAGATCCGCTCGATCCGGCTGAAGACTTCGACATCGACTTCGAGTCGCCGAGTTCCCCTCCCGTCCCTCCTACCCCGCGATCTCGTGCCGTAAGCGGTCGGGCGATCGCCAAAAATCCGGCCTTAATTCTCGTCGAAACCGCCTTTTTAGCCAGTACCGCCAGTCTAATTTGGCTCATTAATTATTATTTCCCCCTCGGTCCGGTTTTGCGGATCTTTTTTCCCGTCCCCATCGCCCTGGTGTATTTGCGCTGGGGCAATCGAGCCGCTTGGATGGGCGCCCTCGTCTCCGGCTTGCTCTTATCCGTCCTCATGGGGCCGACGCGCAGCATTTTATTCGTCATTCCCTTTGGGGTTTTAGGGGTTCTGCTCGGCTGTTTGTGGCGGCGCCGCGCCACTTGGACGATCTCGATCGCCCTGGGAACCCTCCTCGGTTCCGTGGGCTTCTTTTTCCGGATTTGGTTACTCGGGATTCTCGTCGGCGAGGACTTGTGGATCTACTTGACCACTCAAATTACCGAGTTAGCAGACTGGATCTTATTAAAATTCGGCTTACTCGTCCAACCGAGTTTATATTTCATCCAAAGCTTAGCGGTCGGTATGGTGATTTTGAACAACCTAATCTACTTACTGGCGGTCCATTTAGCCGCTTATTTACTCCTCGAACGGTTGGGCAATCCCATTCCCGAACCGCCACAATGGATCCAAATTTTATTAGATGAAGAGAATTAA
- a CDS encoding universal stress protein — protein MTFQRILVALDDSKLSHIVFQNALDLAQTNQATLMLFQCLTAEIVGEPMVPIPLEVGLYPELAERAYQAQNARVQQYTQQVIQKFNQYCQIAGDRAIAAEFDYKMGDPGQWICKTAENWQADLVVVGRRGRSGLAEVLLGSVSNHVVHHAPCAVLVIQTGHSGSPVPTETKEEVQAI, from the coding sequence ATGACTTTTCAAAGAATTCTGGTGGCTTTAGATGATTCTAAGTTATCCCACATCGTTTTTCAAAACGCTTTAGATCTGGCTCAAACCAACCAGGCGACCTTAATGTTATTTCAATGTCTGACTGCGGAAATTGTGGGCGAACCGATGGTCCCGATTCCTCTAGAAGTCGGACTTTATCCGGAGTTGGCAGAACGGGCTTATCAAGCTCAAAATGCCCGGGTACAGCAGTATACGCAACAAGTCATTCAAAAATTCAACCAATACTGTCAGATTGCAGGCGATCGCGCGATCGCGGCTGAGTTCGATTATAAAATGGGCGATCCGGGTCAGTGGATTTGCAAAACGGCTGAAAATTGGCAAGCGGATCTCGTTGTCGTCGGTCGTCGCGGTCGAAGCGGTTTGGCGGAGGTCTTACTCGGTAGCGTCAGTAACCACGTGGTGCATCACGCCCCTTGTGCGGTTCTGGTGATTCAAACCGGACATTCGGGTTCCCCAGTCCCGACCGAAACTAAGGAGGAGGTGCAGGCGATCTAA
- a CDS encoding phycobiliprotein lyase, which translates to MPSKTSRLESTQEQAIADFFRRSEGKWYSERRYYTLPDGPIAEMVSDISVRFLEPGSEELVKLAELHQLSDPHALICGTFVRWESSNSVSNRKQSRGSSIFGAAGNTLYRDRAFVTPKPITARFYLPNPQTLCLRTEYNGSVFEEELKLIGDRYRTRQTIISRAGEQQTIGQYLEKRVG; encoded by the coding sequence ATGCCATCGAAAACTTCTAGGTTAGAAAGCACTCAAGAACAGGCGATCGCCGATTTTTTCCGCCGATCCGAGGGAAAATGGTATTCCGAGCGACGTTATTACACCTTACCGGACGGCCCGATCGCGGAAATGGTCAGCGATATATCCGTTCGCTTTCTCGAACCCGGTAGCGAAGAATTGGTCAAACTCGCCGAACTCCATCAATTGAGCGATCCTCATGCTTTAATTTGCGGGACTTTCGTGCGCTGGGAAAGTAGCAATTCCGTCTCCAACCGCAAACAATCGCGCGGGTCGAGCATCTTTGGCGCCGCCGGGAATACCCTCTACCGCGATCGCGCCTTCGTAACCCCCAAACCGATTACCGCTCGATTTTACTTGCCCAATCCGCAAACCTTGTGTCTGAGAACCGAGTATAATGGCTCCGTCTTCGAGGAAGAACTCAAACTGATCGGCGATCGCTACCGAACCCGACAAACCATTATTTCCCGGGCGGGCGAACAACAGACCATCGGCCAATATTTGGAAAAACGGGTCGGTTAA
- a CDS encoding aldo/keto reductase: MQYRRFGQTNLYLSVFSLGTMRYLDSQETATATIRYALEKGVNHLETARGYGKSEVYLGTALTELLGTGDRGISRENIYITSKLPNSLNASEFDRAIDESLERLQVDYLDGLALHGLNTEEQFNTVVSNGCIEVAQNAIQDGRIRHLGFSTHGSLELILKLIDTDLFEFVSLHYYYFFQRHAAAIARAYERDLGIFIISPADKGGRLYTPPSELKALTDPFSPLELNYRFLLSDPRITTLSIGAAKPEELDWPLNFGDRVESLTAEEREVLAELKNHARSVLGPTQCSQCYECLPCPENIHIPEVLRLRNLAVAYQMVDYGQYRYRMFENAGHWFPGMKGNRCTDCGECLPRCPEELDIPTLLRDTHDRLKGKSGRRLWE; encoded by the coding sequence ATGCAGTATCGTCGTTTTGGTCAAACTAATTTGTATTTGTCTGTTTTCTCGTTGGGAACGATGCGATATCTCGATTCCCAAGAAACAGCGACGGCCACGATTCGTTATGCCTTAGAAAAGGGAGTGAATCATTTAGAAACGGCTAGAGGTTATGGCAAAAGCGAAGTTTATCTCGGTACGGCTTTAACTGAGTTATTGGGAACTGGCGATCGCGGAATCTCCCGTGAAAATATTTATATTACGAGTAAACTGCCGAATTCTTTGAATGCATCCGAATTCGATCGCGCGATCGATGAATCCTTAGAACGGCTCCAAGTGGATTATCTCGACGGTCTCGCACTGCACGGACTCAATACCGAAGAACAATTTAACACTGTTGTTAGTAACGGTTGTATTGAAGTGGCGCAAAATGCCATTCAGGATGGCAGAATTCGACATTTAGGCTTTTCGACCCACGGATCTTTAGAGTTGATTCTTAAACTCATTGATACAGATTTATTTGAATTTGTCAGCTTGCATTATTATTATTTTTTTCAACGTCATGCAGCCGCGATCGCCCGTGCCTACGAACGAGATTTAGGGATTTTTATTATCTCTCCGGCGGATAAAGGGGGGCGACTTTATACGCCTCCTTCCGAACTTAAAGCGTTAACCGATCCCTTTTCTCCTTTAGAGTTAAACTATCGATTTCTCTTGAGCGATCCGAGAATTACAACTTTAAGTATAGGAGCTGCCAAACCGGAAGAATTGGACTGGCCCCTGAATTTTGGCGATCGTGTTGAGTCCCTAACGGCTGAAGAACGAGAAGTTTTGGCCGAACTGAAAAATCACGCCCGTTCGGTGTTGGGACCGACTCAATGCAGTCAGTGTTATGAATGTTTGCCCTGTCCGGAAAATATTCATATTCCCGAAGTTTTGCGACTGCGAAATTTAGCGGTTGCTTATCAGATGGTTGACTACGGTCAATATCGTTATCGTATGTTTGAAAATGCGGGTCATTGGTTTCCGGGAATGAAGGGAAATCGATGTACGGATTGCGGTGAATGTTTGCCACGATGTCCGGAGGAACTCGATATCCCGACGTTACTGCGAGATACTCACGACCGATTGAAGGGAAAAAGCGGTCGGCGACTGTGGGAATAG
- a CDS encoding extracellular solute-binding protein, which translates to MNRRSFLLAATSLLLHQLLVACGGQTQATLKVRLLKSSIPAQLLDAFEKQTSRDLNLDFSAIAQLEEIYSQLRQWHQPVPPNRKKGLNLPFFGDRSPKTNIPDLVTLGDYWLSQAIREGLIRPLDASDLQGWSALPPQWQQLVKRNDRGELDPNGSIWAVPYRWGTTAIAYRADKFKTLGWTPTDWSDLWNPQLRDRLSLLDQPREIIGLTLKKLGHSYNTQSLKTVASLRDELQTLHAAVKFYSSDTYLQPLILGDTWIAVGWSTDIVPLTKRNRQIKAIIPASGTALWADLWVRPADSAPVEASNALALPPQVKQWLEFCWQPEIARKLSILSDAASPRLSTPEMFDPVLLENGDRTVQLPSPELFQKSEFLTPLPSQSLQEYLNLWQEIRRS; encoded by the coding sequence GTGAATCGACGATCTTTTCTTCTGGCTGCGACCAGTCTCCTACTCCATCAACTACTCGTCGCTTGTGGCGGTCAAACCCAAGCGACCCTCAAAGTGCGGTTGCTCAAATCTTCAATTCCCGCGCAACTGCTCGATGCTTTTGAAAAACAAACATCCCGCGACCTCAACCTAGACTTTAGCGCGATCGCCCAACTTGAAGAAATCTATTCTCAATTGCGTCAGTGGCACCAACCTGTCCCCCCTAACCGCAAAAAAGGCTTAAATCTGCCCTTTTTCGGCGATCGCTCGCCAAAAACCAACATCCCCGACCTCGTCACCTTGGGGGACTATTGGTTGAGTCAAGCCATTCGAGAAGGCTTGATTCGACCCCTCGACGCCAGTGACCTGCAAGGATGGTCCGCACTCCCGCCGCAATGGCAACAACTTGTCAAACGCAACGATCGCGGCGAACTCGATCCCAACGGATCCATTTGGGCCGTTCCCTACCGTTGGGGAACCACCGCGATCGCCTATCGGGCCGATAAATTTAAAACCCTCGGTTGGACCCCCACGGACTGGTCCGACCTGTGGAATCCCCAATTACGCGATCGCCTCTCCCTCCTCGACCAACCCCGAGAAATTATCGGTCTCACCCTTAAAAAACTCGGCCATTCCTACAATACCCAATCATTAAAGACCGTCGCCTCCCTTCGCGACGAACTGCAAACCCTTCACGCTGCCGTCAAATTCTACAGTTCCGACACCTACCTGCAACCCCTCATTCTCGGAGATACCTGGATTGCCGTCGGTTGGTCTACCGATATCGTGCCTCTGACGAAACGCAACCGCCAAATTAAAGCCATTATCCCCGCTTCCGGAACCGCTTTGTGGGCGGATTTGTGGGTACGACCCGCCGATTCTGCCCCGGTCGAAGCCTCCAATGCCCTCGCTTTACCCCCTCAAGTCAAACAATGGCTTGAGTTTTGTTGGCAACCCGAAATTGCCCGTAAACTTTCGATCCTCAGCGATGCCGCTTCCCCTCGCTTGAGCACACCCGAAATGTTTGACCCGGTGTTGTTAGAAAATGGCGATCGCACCGTCCAACTTCCCTCTCCCGAACTGTTCCAAAAAAGTGAATTTTTAACCCCTCTCCCTTCTCAATCCCTCCAGGAATATTTAAACCTCTGGCAGGAGATCCGCAGGAGTTAA
- the pgsA gene encoding CDP-diacylglycerol--glycerol-3-phosphate 3-phosphatidyltransferase has product MTLSTWITFSRLLGVPVLLYGLHNPTPSLRWICLAVFLVAAGTDWLDGYLARKLDQVTELGKFLDPLVDKLLVLAPLLAIVELGELPAWGVFIILAREVAIAGWRVNPALTGSSAISGANLWGKLKTVSQMFAIALLIAPLSDRWITLELTAFWVSVALTVISGAIYLWPQPVVTEKS; this is encoded by the coding sequence ATGACTCTCTCAACTTGGATCACGTTCTCCCGGCTTTTAGGGGTTCCGGTTCTGCTCTACGGACTTCACAACCCAACCCCAAGCCTGCGTTGGATCTGTCTGGCAGTGTTTCTGGTGGCTGCCGGGACCGATTGGCTCGACGGCTATTTAGCGCGAAAACTGGATCAAGTGACCGAGTTGGGGAAGTTTCTCGATCCGTTGGTGGATAAATTGTTGGTACTGGCGCCGTTGCTGGCGATCGTCGAACTCGGAGAGCTTCCGGCGTGGGGTGTTTTCATCATTTTGGCGCGGGAGGTGGCGATCGCGGGATGGCGGGTCAATCCGGCGCTGACGGGCAGTAGCGCCATTAGCGGTGCCAATTTGTGGGGAAAATTAAAAACCGTCAGTCAGATGTTCGCGATCGCCTTATTGATTGCCCCACTTTCCGATCGCTGGATAACCTTAGAACTCACCGCCTTTTGGGTATCCGTTGCCCTGACCGTGATTTCCGGTGCGATCTACTTGTGGCCGCAACCTGTGGTAACCGAAAAGTCCTGA
- a CDS encoding sugar transferase, whose translation MTTSEIPVPISVNTNDSKSSFTSAFLEKTYELHPAMEQVHPSVYSKVKRAIDIVGALVGLMLTGLLLLPIAIAMQLDSPGPIFFSQIRCGYKGRPFRMWKFRSMVVNAEQLQHLVNNQVNGHLFKNEKDPRVTRVGRFLRRTSLDELPQFWNVLKGDMSLVGTRPPTQAEVERYHKHHLKRLDVKPGLTGEWQTNGRSSIKDFEEVIHLDLEYQRKWSVSYDLLLIVKTIQVVFNKTGAC comes from the coding sequence ATGACGACCTCTGAAATCCCTGTTCCAATTTCTGTAAACACCAACGATTCCAAATCGTCTTTTACCAGTGCTTTTTTAGAAAAAACTTACGAGCTTCATCCCGCAATGGAGCAGGTGCATCCTTCGGTCTACAGTAAAGTCAAACGGGCGATCGATATTGTCGGAGCGTTAGTCGGTTTGATGCTCACCGGATTGTTGTTGTTACCGATCGCGATCGCGATGCAACTCGACAGTCCCGGCCCAATCTTCTTCAGTCAAATTCGCTGCGGTTATAAAGGGCGCCCCTTCCGGATGTGGAAATTCCGTTCGATGGTGGTCAACGCCGAACAATTGCAACACCTGGTCAACAACCAAGTGAACGGACATCTGTTCAAAAACGAGAAAGACCCCCGGGTGACTCGGGTCGGTCGGTTCCTCCGGCGCACCAGCCTCGACGAACTGCCGCAATTCTGGAACGTTCTCAAAGGCGATATGAGTTTGGTCGGCACCCGTCCGCCGACGCAAGCAGAAGTCGAACGCTATCACAAACATCATTTAAAACGGCTCGATGTCAAACCCGGATTGACGGGGGAATGGCAAACGAACGGTCGTTCCAGTATCAAAGACTTCGAGGAAGTGATCCACCTCGATCTCGAATATCAGCGCAAATGGTCCGTGAGTTACGATCTGCTGTTGATTGTCAAAACCATTCAAGTGGTTTTCAACAAGACAGGCGCTTGTTAA
- a CDS encoding serine protease codes for MLTRTLIVSVLTLSLLLIPQGVVAQSVDELFERGNTAQSERRYEEAERTWRRILEIDPNNADAYIGLGIALRNQGKLEEAISAYGRAIELNPQYADAYVGLGLALYNQGKLEEAISAYGRAIELNPQYADAYIGLGIALKDQGKLEEAISAYGRAIELNPQDAIAYIGLGIALRNQGKLEEAISAYGRAIELNPQSAIAYNNLGNALRNQGKLEEAISAYGRAIELNPQSAIAYNNLGNALKDQGKLEEAISAYGRAIELNPQYADAYNNLGIALQQQGKLEEAISAYRTALRLPDNTRATPSTTHTLAHNALGYALQQQGKLEEAISQYQAAIQIDPEFPQARTNLAEAQRLLALRSNPLPPQRTERLPSLDENPRLPQQRAVVLIITATPTGAKYGTGWVIQRDGDTTLIATNRHVVSDDNQRPSDSIQIELYSQNPPEQRLRFDAQIRHITSPTDLLDLAILEVRNLPEDIQPLPLARSPVPMDADVRIVGHPSTGTPWTWQRGYIANITPNSDQQNLLIGGTNLAVGNSGSPLIYDDKVVGLVVRISNQQAAASSETEGDTIDGFSFAYPLQVLEQQVNYRY; via the coding sequence ATGCTCACTCGCACACTGATAGTATCGGTGTTGACCTTGTCTCTACTCCTGATTCCTCAAGGAGTGGTCGCACAGTCAGTTGATGAATTGTTCGAGCGAGGAAATACAGCCCAGAGTGAGAGAAGATATGAAGAGGCCGAACGGACCTGGCGCCGCATTTTAGAGATCGATCCCAATAATGCTGATGCTTACATCGGTCTCGGAATTGCCCTGAGAAACCAAGGAAAACTAGAGGAAGCCATCTCTGCCTACGGAAGGGCGATCGAACTCAATCCCCAGTATGCTGATGCTTACGTCGGTCTCGGACTTGCCCTGTATAACCAAGGAAAACTAGAGGAAGCCATCTCTGCCTACGGAAGGGCGATCGAACTCAATCCCCAGTATGCTGATGCTTACATCGGTCTCGGAATTGCCCTGAAAGACCAAGGAAAACTAGAGGAAGCCATCTCTGCCTACGGAAGGGCGATCGAACTCAATCCCCAGGATGCTATAGCTTACATCGGTCTCGGAATTGCCCTGAGAAACCAAGGAAAACTAGAGGAAGCCATCTCTGCCTACGGAAGGGCGATCGAACTCAATCCCCAGTCTGCTATAGCTTACAACAATCTCGGAAATGCCCTGAGAAACCAAGGAAAACTAGAGGAAGCCATCTCTGCCTACGGAAGGGCGATCGAACTCAATCCCCAGTCTGCTATAGCTTACAACAATCTCGGAAATGCCCTGAAAGACCAAGGAAAACTAGAGGAAGCCATCTCTGCCTACGGAAGGGCGATCGAACTCAATCCCCAGTATGCTGATGCTTACAACAATCTCGGAATTGCCCTACAACAACAAGGAAAACTAGAGGAAGCCATCTCTGCCTACCGCACCGCCCTCAGACTCCCTGACAACACAAGGGCTACACCCAGCACCACCCACACCCTTGCCCATAATGCACTCGGCTACGCCCTACAACAACAAGGAAAACTCGAAGAAGCCATCAGCCAATACCAAGCCGCCATTCAAATTGACCCAGAATTTCCCCAAGCCCGAACCAACCTAGCAGAAGCCCAACGTCTCCTCGCCCTACGCAGCAATCCTCTTCCTCCCCAACGCACAGAACGTCTCCCCAGCCTAGACGAAAACCCCCGCTTACCCCAACAACGGGCTGTTGTCCTCATCATCACCGCAACTCCCACCGGAGCCAAATATGGAACAGGATGGGTCATTCAACGGGACGGAGACACGACCCTCATCGCCACCAATCGTCATGTCGTCTCCGATGACAACCAACGCCCCAGTGACTCCATTCAAATCGAACTCTACAGCCAAAACCCCCCCGAACAACGATTGCGCTTTGACGCCCAAATTCGTCATATCACCTCTCCCACCGACCTTCTCGACCTAGCCATCTTAGAAGTCCGCAACCTCCCCGAAGACATCCAACCCTTACCCCTAGCCCGTTCGCCAGTCCCCATGGATGCCGACGTTCGGATCGTCGGTCATCCCTCAACCGGGACTCCCTGGACATGGCAACGGGGCTATATTGCCAACATCACCCCCAACTCAGACCAACAAAACTTGCTCATTGGCGGCACCAATCTCGCCGTCGGCAACTCCGGCAGTCCCCTAATTTATGATGACAAAGTTGTCGGTCTAGTCGTCCGCATCAGCAACCAACAAGCCGCCGCCAGCTCAGAAACCGAAGGGGACACCATTGACGGCTTTAGCTTTGCCTATCCTTTACAGGTTCTCGAGCAACAAGTGAACTACCGCTATTGA